In a genomic window of Halalkalibacillus sediminis:
- a CDS encoding DsrE/DsrF/DrsH-like family protein codes for MAEKKKTNIILFSGDYDKAMAAYIIANGAAAYDHDVTVFHTFWGLNALRKDEKLQPKKTFMEKMFGKMMPRGADKLPLSKMQYGGMGPKMIKAVMKKHNAMSLPDLIDMAKEQDITILACTMTMDLLGLKEEELLDGIEYGGVAAYIAEGEDGAINLFV; via the coding sequence ATGGCTGAGAAAAAGAAAACGAATATTATCCTCTTCAGCGGGGATTATGATAAAGCAATGGCTGCTTACATTATCGCAAATGGTGCAGCGGCGTATGATCATGACGTAACAGTTTTCCACACGTTCTGGGGATTGAACGCGTTACGTAAGGATGAAAAATTACAACCGAAGAAAACATTCATGGAAAAAATGTTCGGCAAAATGATGCCTCGTGGCGCAGATAAGTTGCCACTATCAAAAATGCAATATGGTGGCATGGGACCGAAAATGATTAAGGCGGTTATGAAGAAGCACAACGCGATGTCATTACCAGACTTGATCGACATGGCAAAGGAACAAGATATTACAATTTTAGCTTGTACCATGACTATGGATTTACTAGGTCTTAAAGAAGAAGAATTATTAGATGGAATTGAATACGGCGGCGTAGCAGCATATATCGCTGAAGGTGAAGACGGCGCGATCAACCTATTCGTATAA
- a CDS encoding sulfurtransferase TusA family protein: protein MNADKVLDATGLACPMPIVRTKKAIDDIDSGQILEVQATDSGAKSDLTAWTKSSGHELVDMKEEDGVYTFYVKKG, encoded by the coding sequence ATGAACGCAGATAAAGTACTAGATGCAACAGGATTAGCTTGCCCGATGCCAATCGTAAGAACGAAGAAAGCGATCGACGATATCGATAGTGGTCAAATTTTAGAAGTGCAAGCAACAGATTCTGGAGCAAAAAGTGATTTGACAGCATGGACGAAATCTTCTGGTCACGAACTTGTAGACATGAAGGAAGAAGATGGCGTTTATACGTTTTATGTAAAGAAAGGCTAA
- a CDS encoding sulfurtransferase TusA family protein: MNADKVLDAKGLACPMPIVRTKKAIDDIDSGQILEVQATDSGAKSDLTAWTKSSGHELVDMKEDDGVYTFYVKKG, from the coding sequence ATGAACGCAGATAAAGTATTAGACGCAAAAGGATTAGCTTGCCCAATGCCAATCGTAAGAACAAAGAAGGCAATCGATGATATCGATAGTGGCCAAATTTTAGAGGTGCAGGCAACAGATTCTGGAGCAAAAAGTGATTTGACAGCGTGGACGAAATCTTCTGGTCATGAACTTGTAGATATGAAAGAAGATGACGGCGTTTATACTTTCTATGTAAAGAAAGGTTAA
- a CDS encoding metal-sensitive transcriptional regulator, protein MEYDTQIKNRIKRMEGQLRGVLRMMEEGQDCKDIITQLSASRTAIDRTIGVIVSENLIECVQNANEEGIDTEDRVKEAVNLLVKSR, encoded by the coding sequence ATGGAATACGATACTCAGATAAAAAATAGAATCAAACGAATGGAAGGTCAATTACGTGGTGTTCTCCGAATGATGGAGGAAGGCCAAGATTGTAAAGACATTATCACGCAATTGTCTGCTAGTCGTACAGCGATTGATCGTACAATCGGTGTTATCGTCAGCGAGAACTTGATCGAATGTGTCCAAAACGCAAATGAAGAAGGTATAGATACTGAAGATCGAGTGAAAGAAGCGGTAAATTTATTAGTCAAAAGCCGTTAA
- a CDS encoding rhodanese-like domain-containing protein → MKEIDARTVQEKLDQGESLNIIDVREAEEVAAGKIPEADHIPLGLIEFRENELDKNKEYIMVCRSGGRSGKATQYLESRGYNVTNMRGGMLDWEGSVQ, encoded by the coding sequence ATGAAGGAAATCGATGCTAGAACGGTTCAAGAAAAATTAGACCAAGGGGAATCTTTGAACATCATTGATGTCCGTGAAGCGGAGGAAGTAGCTGCAGGGAAAATTCCTGAAGCTGACCATATTCCTTTAGGATTAATTGAATTCCGCGAGAACGAATTGGATAAGAATAAAGAGTATATCATGGTTTGTCGTTCTGGTGGACGCAGTGGAAAGGCAACCCAGTATTTGGAGAGTAGAGGTTACAATGTAACTAATATGCGCGGAGGC